One Paucidesulfovibrio longus DSM 6739 genomic window carries:
- the folE2 gene encoding GTP cyclohydrolase FolE2 has translation MEDVQSGKAAIALPIDRVGVKDLRLPVIVRDRAQGSQHTVARVDLSVDLPAEFKGTHMSRFVEALEGWSEELDYASFKRLLADITQRLDAQRAYAELRFPFFLRRSAPASGGKGMMGYDCTLVGEYENGRLVFTLGVEVPVMTVCPCSLAISEQGAHSQRASIRAKARFTGLLWLEDLIDICEGSGSSPVYSLLKREDEKFVTESAFANPAFVEDVVRAVARGLTDHPQVTWFRVEVESHESIHDHAAYAVIERNLKG, from the coding sequence ATGGAGGACGTGCAGAGCGGCAAGGCCGCCATCGCTCTGCCCATCGACCGCGTCGGCGTCAAGGATCTGCGCCTGCCCGTGATCGTGCGCGACCGGGCTCAGGGGTCGCAGCACACCGTGGCCCGCGTGGACCTCTCCGTGGACCTGCCTGCCGAGTTCAAGGGCACGCACATGAGCCGTTTCGTGGAGGCGCTCGAAGGCTGGTCCGAGGAACTGGACTACGCCTCCTTCAAGCGTCTGCTCGCGGACATCACCCAGCGGCTCGACGCGCAGCGCGCCTATGCCGAACTGCGGTTTCCGTTCTTCCTGCGCCGCAGCGCCCCGGCCAGCGGCGGCAAGGGCATGATGGGCTACGACTGCACCCTGGTGGGCGAGTACGAGAACGGCAGGCTGGTCTTCACCCTGGGGGTGGAGGTGCCGGTGATGACCGTCTGCCCCTGTTCCCTGGCCATCAGCGAGCAGGGCGCGCACAGCCAGCGCGCGTCCATCCGCGCCAAGGCCCGGTTCACCGGGCTGCTCTGGCTGGAGGATCTCATCGATATCTGCGAGGGGTCCGGCTCCTCTCCGGTCTATTCGCTGCTCAAGCGCGAGGACGAGAAATTCGTCACGGAGAGCGCCTTTGCCAATCCCGCTTTCGTGGAGGACGTGGTCCGCGCCGTGGCCAGAGGCCTCACGGACCACCCCCAGGTGACCTGGTTCCGGGTCGAGGTGGAGAGCCACGAGTCCATCCACGACCACGCGGCCTATGCGGTCATCGAGCGCAATTTGAAGGGCTGA
- a CDS encoding flagellar basal body rod protein FlgB, which translates to MGADNSIQAITALTKAAEVTAENLANVNTPGYKARRARLEDGPGGEGVRVSHLDADSSPGPDVSFVYSDAPPPLNAVRQGSNVDVAREMVDLIGTQNAFAANAAVVREWDRTLGLVLDLKA; encoded by the coding sequence ATGGGCGCAGACAATTCCATCCAGGCCATCACGGCGTTGACCAAGGCCGCCGAGGTCACCGCCGAGAATCTCGCCAACGTGAACACGCCCGGATACAAGGCCCGGCGTGCCCGTCTGGAGGATGGACCGGGCGGGGAGGGCGTTCGCGTTTCGCATCTCGATGCGGACTCCTCTCCGGGACCGGACGTCTCCTTCGTGTATTCGGATGCGCCGCCGCCCCTGAACGCCGTGCGCCAAGGATCGAACGTGGACGTCGCCCGCGAGATGGTCGATCTGATCGGCACGCAGAACGCTTTTGCCGCCAATGCGGCCGTTGTCCGCGAGTGGGACCGCACTCTGGGCCTCGTGCTCGATCTCAAGGCCTGA
- a CDS encoding NAD(P)/FAD-dependent oxidoreductase, which yields MVPNKSVKTDYDVIVVGGGPAGLFAAFWLCEHSGLDVLLIEKGKRSLNRECPISGERGCIKCRPCNILCGVGGAGLFSDGKLNYIHKLGKTDLTQFMPVSEAKRLIDETETIFNRFGMDAEVYPTDMDAAKSIRREAKKHGIDLLLIKQKHLGSDNLPGHIAGMAEYIREKGVTMHTSEEVREVIVEDGRAQGVRTSRGDYSAKAVILAPGRVGAEWMGKVAQELNLGVSQRGIEVGVRVEVSREIMEDLCGIIYDPTFFIRTAKYDDQTRTFCTNQGGFVALENYQDFVCVNGHAYTEKKSDNTNFAFLSKVVLDEPVTDNQSYGESIGRLATLIGGGKPILQRFGDLKRGRRSTWNRIRNSSIEPTLRNVVCGDIAMALPERILTNVVEGLEKLNEVVPGVSNDETLLYAPEIKFFATQVDTDSHLETAVKGLFVAGDGPGVAGNIVSAAATGLIPAKKIAARLK from the coding sequence ATGGTTCCGAACAAGTCCGTCAAGACGGATTACGACGTCATCGTGGTCGGCGGCGGGCCCGCCGGCCTTTTCGCGGCATTCTGGCTCTGCGAGCATTCCGGCCTGGACGTGCTGCTCATCGAAAAGGGCAAGCGCAGCCTGAACCGCGAGTGTCCCATTTCCGGGGAGCGCGGCTGCATCAAGTGCCGTCCCTGCAACATCCTCTGCGGCGTGGGCGGGGCCGGGCTTTTCTCGGACGGCAAGCTGAACTACATCCACAAGCTCGGCAAGACCGACCTGACCCAGTTCATGCCGGTATCCGAGGCCAAGCGCCTCATCGACGAAACCGAGACGATCTTCAACCGGTTCGGCATGGACGCCGAGGTCTACCCCACGGACATGGACGCGGCCAAGTCCATTCGCCGCGAAGCCAAGAAGCACGGCATCGACCTGCTGCTGATCAAGCAGAAGCACCTCGGAAGCGACAACCTGCCCGGCCACATCGCGGGCATGGCCGAATATATCCGCGAAAAGGGCGTGACCATGCACACCTCCGAGGAGGTCCGCGAGGTCATCGTCGAGGACGGCCGCGCCCAGGGCGTGCGCACCAGCCGGGGCGACTATTCGGCCAAGGCCGTGATCCTCGCGCCGGGCCGGGTGGGCGCGGAGTGGATGGGCAAGGTCGCCCAGGAACTGAATCTCGGCGTTTCCCAGCGCGGCATCGAGGTCGGCGTGCGCGTGGAGGTTTCCCGCGAGATCATGGAAGACCTCTGCGGCATCATCTACGACCCGACCTTCTTCATCCGCACGGCCAAGTACGACGACCAGACCCGGACCTTCTGCACCAACCAGGGCGGGTTCGTGGCCCTGGAGAATTACCAGGACTTCGTCTGCGTCAACGGCCACGCCTACACCGAAAAGAAGTCGGACAACACCAACTTCGCCTTCCTTTCCAAGGTCGTGCTGGACGAGCCCGTCACGGACAACCAGTCCTACGGGGAATCCATCGGGAGGCTGGCCACGCTCATCGGCGGCGGCAAGCCCATTCTCCAGCGCTTCGGCGATCTCAAGCGCGGACGCCGCTCCACCTGGAACCGCATCCGCAACAGCTCCATCGAACCGACCCTGCGCAACGTGGTCTGCGGCGACATCGCCATGGCCCTGCCGGAACGCATCCTGACCAACGTGGTCGAGGGGCTGGAGAAGCTCAACGAGGTCGTGCCCGGCGTGTCCAACGACGAGACGCTGCTCTACGCGCCGGAGATCAAGTTCTTCGCCACCCAGGTGGACACGGACAGCCATCTGGAAACGGCCGTGAAAGGGCTTTTCGTGGCGGGCGACGGTCCGGGCGTGGCGGGAAACATCGTCTCCGCAGCGGCAACCGGCCTGATTCCTGCCAAGAAGATCGCCGCGCGATTGAAATAG